Proteins encoded together in one Lysinibacillus sp. FSL K6-0232 window:
- a CDS encoding ABC transporter permease, protein MLFKDQLDFVTQHIKKNKLRVFMTILAATMGCAFLIVLASVGFGLQESLRNEILSNETVTKIQVYGDTTQLTDDQIQEIKKIDHVETVLETININAMAHSFFEDRDTTSNVTLTNMQDFKQVNDKLAEGTYPSKPNEIIVGYHFAQTLLNEEDRNIMAEKSKKAEAEGTYYDGRDEGYKESLIGQKIDLSLATHDDPNNETEKMTYTIVGIMEKPSYDWMIDSSIHMDKAQKAALAQSLALPEDELFYSEFNIFADTLENVKPILETLKEKGYSVYSVTEQLEQMNVFFLVLKMGLIFVGTIAVLIASIGIFNTMTMAVTERTREIGVLKAIGASPKLIQRLFLMESTFIGILGTLIAVVISYAISIAANIALPLILKAATGEDAFATNNITFSLIPWQLVLIAAAISIGVAMISGYRPARKATKIDVIQALRQEL, encoded by the coding sequence ATGTTATTTAAGGATCAATTAGATTTTGTGACGCAACATATTAAGAAAAATAAATTACGTGTTTTTATGACGATATTAGCTGCAACAATGGGCTGTGCCTTTTTAATTGTTTTAGCATCAGTTGGCTTTGGCTTACAGGAATCATTACGCAATGAAATTCTTTCAAATGAAACCGTAACAAAAATTCAAGTGTACGGTGATACTACACAACTAACAGACGATCAAATACAAGAAATTAAAAAAATAGACCATGTGGAAACAGTGCTTGAAACAATCAATATCAATGCTATGGCACATTCATTTTTTGAAGACCGTGATACAACTTCTAATGTCACACTAACGAATATGCAGGATTTTAAGCAGGTCAATGATAAACTAGCTGAAGGCACATATCCATCAAAGCCCAATGAAATTATTGTAGGCTATCATTTTGCTCAAACATTATTAAATGAAGAGGATCGCAATATAATGGCTGAGAAAAGTAAAAAGGCTGAAGCTGAAGGTACTTATTATGATGGAAGAGACGAGGGCTATAAGGAATCACTCATTGGTCAAAAGATTGACTTGTCCTTAGCAACTCATGATGATCCAAATAATGAAACGGAAAAAATGACCTATACAATTGTTGGTATTATGGAGAAGCCTTCTTATGATTGGATGATTGATAGCTCTATTCATATGGATAAGGCACAGAAGGCAGCATTAGCACAAAGCTTAGCACTTCCAGAGGATGAGCTGTTTTATTCGGAATTTAATATTTTTGCGGATACATTGGAAAATGTAAAGCCAATTTTAGAAACATTAAAAGAGAAAGGCTACAGTGTTTATTCAGTTACAGAGCAATTAGAGCAAATGAATGTATTTTTCCTTGTCTTAAAAATGGGTTTAATTTTTGTTGGGACAATTGCAGTATTAATTGCTTCTATCGGTATTTTTAATACAATGACAATGGCTGTGACAGAGCGCACACGTGAAATTGGTGTACTAAAGGCAATTGGTGCAAGCCCAAAGCTTATCCAACGATTATTTTTAATGGAAAGTACATTTATTGGTATTTTAGGGACGCTCATTGCGGTTGTTATTTCCTATGCTATTAGTATTGCAGCTAATATTGCATTGCCATTAATTTTAAAGGCAGCAACAGGAGAGGATGCCTTTGCAACAAATAATATTACGTTTTCTCTGATTCCATGGCAGCTCGTATTGATTGCAGCGGCTATTAGCATTGGGGTCGCAATGATTTCTGGCTATCGCCCAGCACGCAAGGCGACAAAAATTGATGTCATTCAAGCTTTACGACAAGAATTATAA
- a CDS encoding YdcF family protein, whose protein sequence is MKRWIIGVSILLAGAGTILYIWLGEEIERNAESNADGSADYMIILGAKVKPGGVPSLSLKSRLEAAVPYLTSYPHVKVVVSGGQGPDEDRTEASIMQEYLERNGIDAARIIVEDKSTSTYENLKFSKELLPKDTKKITIVSNDFHLKRAKYLAESLGFEGDVLAAKTPKSVEAKLRIRERAALLKTYIVGY, encoded by the coding sequence GTGAAAAGATGGATAATAGGTGTGAGTATTCTGCTAGCAGGGGCAGGAACAATACTCTATATTTGGCTGGGAGAAGAAATTGAGCGAAATGCTGAATCAAATGCAGATGGTTCGGCTGACTATATGATTATATTAGGAGCTAAAGTAAAACCTGGTGGTGTGCCCTCACTGTCATTAAAAAGTCGTTTAGAGGCGGCAGTTCCATATTTAACGAGCTATCCACATGTAAAGGTAGTTGTTTCAGGAGGGCAAGGGCCAGATGAAGATCGTACAGAGGCATCTATTATGCAGGAATATCTTGAACGAAATGGTATTGATGCAGCTAGAATAATTGTGGAGGATAAATCTACATCCACCTATGAAAATTTAAAGTTTTCCAAGGAATTACTACCAAAAGACACAAAGAAAATTACGATTGTGTCGAATGACTTCCATCTTAAACGTGCAAAATATCTAGCCGAGTCTTTAGGCTTTGAAGGAGATGTTCTCGCAGCTAAAACACCGAAATCAGTAGAAGCTAAGCTAAGGATAAGGGAAAGGGCTGCTTTATTAAAAACATATATTGTAGGATATTAA
- a CDS encoding DUF47 domain-containing protein — translation MLNSKKQDPFFIALHKIAENMREAVHYANDFRINSVADLKEISITMKNYETAGDKLIHELIVMLNKSFMTPIEREDILEFAIRMDDVLDGTEHCIAHFEMFSLTEIDEAMRIFLGYISKSADEIVKATEELKKKNLVGMRPHAILIKDYERECDEVQRSSIKQLFLNEKDPIRIIKFKDIYEQLEDIADYCQNVANTMETIIMRNA, via the coding sequence ATGCTTAACTCAAAAAAACAAGACCCTTTCTTTATTGCGCTGCATAAAATTGCTGAAAATATGAGAGAGGCTGTACATTACGCAAATGATTTTCGTATTAACAGTGTAGCTGACCTAAAAGAGATTAGCATTACAATGAAAAATTACGAAACTGCTGGCGATAAGCTTATTCATGAACTAATCGTAATGCTCAATAAGTCGTTTATGACACCGATTGAGCGTGAGGATATTTTAGAGTTTGCCATTCGTATGGATGACGTGCTAGACGGTACAGAGCATTGTATTGCACACTTTGAAATGTTTTCACTGACAGAAATTGATGAAGCTATGCGTATTTTCTTAGGCTATATTTCTAAAAGTGCTGATGAAATCGTGAAGGCAACAGAGGAGTTAAAGAAGAAAAATTTAGTTGGCATGCGTCCACACGCAATTCTTATTAAAGACTATGAACGTGAATGTGACGAAGTACAACGTTCATCCATTAAACAATTGTTTTTAAATGAAAAAGACCCAATTCGCATTATTAAATTTAAAGATATATACGAACAACTTGAAGATATCGCTGACTATTGTCAAAACGTAGCAAATACGATGGAAACAATTATCATGCGTAACGCATAA
- a CDS encoding AI-2E family transporter, whose protein sequence is MTRKVWFQVGVGILLTLLIIKYFIEIHWIFSPLGIILKAIFVPLLLGGVLYYVTEPIQRFLEKRKWPRWASILTIIVGLVAIVGSFGWIIGNPIADQVNKLVKNAPMISASVSSGIQSITDMLQNKDNLPPQLNDMIDNIANSIQDIAIAVSKGLVAFLQSVVSVSLLAILIPFFFIFMLKDHEKFAPSIYKYFSGERQAWVKKTLSEIDDVLRSYIQGQLQISFLLALIMYVGYLIIGLEYSLLLVLFAFLMNMIPFIGPWIAFTPALIVAIIQDPVLVIWVSVVTLVAQQIDSNFITPNVMGKSLDIHPLTVITIILAAGNIAGFVGIIIAVPFYAVLKVIASNLYDQRKAIKTKATKSV, encoded by the coding sequence GTGACGAGGAAGGTTTGGTTTCAGGTTGGTGTAGGGATATTACTTACACTATTAATTATTAAATATTTTATAGAGATTCATTGGATTTTTTCGCCACTTGGTATTATCTTAAAAGCAATTTTTGTGCCGTTACTACTTGGTGGTGTTTTGTATTATGTAACTGAGCCTATTCAAAGGTTTTTAGAAAAGCGAAAATGGCCAAGATGGGCAAGTATTTTAACAATTATCGTGGGGTTAGTTGCGATTGTTGGTAGCTTTGGCTGGATTATTGGTAATCCAATAGCAGATCAGGTTAATAAGCTCGTGAAAAATGCCCCTATGATTAGTGCGAGTGTTAGTTCAGGCATTCAAAGTATAACAGATATGCTACAAAATAAGGATAATCTCCCGCCGCAATTAAACGATATGATTGACAATATAGCAAACTCTATACAGGATATAGCGATTGCTGTGAGTAAAGGGCTTGTTGCCTTTTTACAATCCGTTGTGTCTGTATCATTGCTCGCTATTTTAATTCCATTTTTCTTTATTTTTATGCTAAAGGATCATGAAAAATTTGCGCCATCTATCTATAAATACTTTAGTGGCGAGCGTCAGGCATGGGTAAAGAAGACATTAAGCGAAATTGACGATGTATTGCGTAGCTATATTCAAGGTCAGCTACAAATTAGCTTTTTATTAGCGCTTATTATGTATGTAGGCTATTTGATTATCGGCTTAGAATATTCATTATTATTGGTACTCTTTGCCTTTTTAATGAATATGATTCCGTTCATTGGACCGTGGATAGCATTTACACCAGCGCTTATTGTAGCGATAATTCAAGACCCTGTTTTAGTCATTTGGGTATCTGTTGTAACGCTTGTTGCCCAGCAAATAGATAGCAACTTTATTACTCCTAATGTGATGGGGAAATCTCTTGATATTCATCCACTAACAGTTATTACAATTATTTTAGCAGCGGGTAATATTGCTGGCTTTGTTGGAATTATTATTGCTGTGCCATTTTATGCAGTGTTAAAGGTGATTGCATCTAATCTTTACGATCAACGTAAAGCGATTAAGACCAAAGCGACGAAGTCAGTATAG
- a CDS encoding inorganic phosphate transporter, with product MNTIIILTVLVVIFALTFDFINGFHDTANAIATSVSTRALPPRVAIMMAAVMNFIGAITFVGVAKALTKDIVDPFSLNAFEGDTTGSVVILAALISAIIWNLLTWYFGIPSSSSHTLIGSIAGAAIASAGFNVLNYGGFTKIILALVLSPILAICAGFIMMTLFKLWFKNLNLYRTNKGFRTLQIFTAAIQSFTHGTNDAQKAMGIMTMALIAGGLHTGDEIPFWVRAAAATAMGLGTSIGGYKIIKTVGGKIMKIRPVNGVAADLASATVIFGATLIHLPVSTTHVISSSIMGVGSAQRVRGVNWGMARKIVTTWVITMPISAVMASIIYFLLSLFF from the coding sequence ATGAATACAATTATTATACTAACCGTATTGGTCGTCATCTTTGCCCTAACATTTGACTTTATCAATGGTTTTCATGATACAGCAAATGCTATCGCAACTTCGGTTTCCACAAGAGCACTGCCACCTCGTGTTGCAATCATGATGGCAGCAGTTATGAACTTTATTGGTGCAATTACCTTTGTAGGTGTTGCCAAAGCTCTTACAAAAGACATTGTAGACCCGTTTTCTTTAAATGCCTTTGAAGGAGATACAACAGGCTCGGTTGTTATATTAGCTGCATTGATTTCAGCTATTATTTGGAATTTATTAACATGGTACTTTGGTATTCCATCTAGTTCTTCACATACATTGATTGGTTCGATTGCTGGTGCTGCTATTGCATCTGCTGGCTTCAATGTTTTAAACTATGGCGGCTTTACTAAAATTATTTTGGCATTAGTTCTATCGCCAATACTTGCTATTTGTGCTGGCTTTATTATGATGACACTGTTTAAATTATGGTTTAAAAACTTAAATTTGTATCGTACAAATAAAGGCTTCCGTACATTACAAATCTTTACAGCAGCCATTCAATCATTTACACATGGCACAAATGATGCCCAAAAAGCAATGGGTATTATGACGATGGCATTAATTGCTGGCGGCTTGCATACAGGAGATGAAATTCCTTTCTGGGTACGAGCAGCAGCAGCTACAGCAATGGGGCTAGGAACCTCAATAGGTGGCTACAAAATTATTAAAACAGTGGGCGGCAAAATTATGAAAATCCGCCCTGTTAATGGTGTTGCGGCAGATTTAGCATCCGCAACTGTAATTTTTGGCGCTACATTGATTCATTTACCAGTATCAACAACACATGTTATTTCCTCATCTATTATGGGTGTTGGCTCTGCACAGCGTGTACGTGGTGTCAACTGGGGTATGGCTCGAAAGATTGTTACAACTTGGGTTATTACAATGCCAATTTCAGCCGTTATGGCATCCATTATTTATTTCTTATTATCATTATTCTTCTAA
- a CDS encoding NUDIX hydrolase, producing MEQEIVKVFNEQHKQIGTATRAEVHAKGLWHETFHCWLVNKEYIYFQIRSLQKKDYPGLLDITAAGHLLATETVESGIREVKEELGLDIAVHEVVKMGMTSCSIVSENMIDNEFCHVYLYHFKHDWDAFALQYEEVSGVVRAKLDEAKTFFLGETTTLNIEGYEYFPDGQRVKIVRPVSTAQFVPYRELYVAQVIKFAQESTFA from the coding sequence ATGGAACAAGAAATTGTAAAGGTGTTTAATGAGCAGCACAAGCAAATAGGCACAGCTACAAGAGCAGAGGTACATGCGAAAGGACTATGGCATGAAACATTTCATTGCTGGCTTGTTAATAAGGAGTATATTTATTTTCAAATACGAAGCTTACAGAAAAAGGATTATCCAGGGCTACTTGATATTACAGCAGCAGGTCATCTTCTTGCAACCGAAACAGTGGAGTCAGGTATTCGTGAAGTAAAAGAAGAATTGGGGCTTGATATAGCTGTACATGAAGTCGTTAAAATGGGCATGACCTCTTGTAGCATTGTTTCTGAAAATATGATTGATAATGAATTTTGTCATGTGTATCTCTATCATTTTAAACATGATTGGGATGCCTTTGCATTACAGTATGAGGAAGTATCAGGTGTTGTAAGAGCAAAGCTTGATGAGGCAAAGACATTCTTTTTAGGTGAAACAACAACATTAAATATTGAAGGCTATGAATATTTTCCTGATGGTCAACGTGTGAAAATTGTTAGACCTGTTAGTACAGCACAGTTTGTTCCGTATCGAGAGCTCTATGTTGCACAAGTTATAAAATTTGCTCAGGAAAGCACATTTGCTTAA
- a CDS encoding MMPL family transporter, with protein sequence MKTFSAFITAHAKAIVVIWLIIFLAMAFFALQLPSKLQGDGFFVEADHTYVTNKLAETFDLPSDTILIVFDPAEDQKIEHTLKKLDNIEEIHSIQSPLEDASLRKDGIAYAMVHLKNDSDNLPDIVKEFRSSIEEDGVHITGGPVISADINTASQKDLASAEAIGLPIAIIVLLLAFGTVIASILPIVIGIVTVVTAFGIMTLLSGSMNLSIFVLNIVPMLGLALSIDFALLFINRYREERTHTSVVQAIEIAVQTAGRSIIFSAVCVMIGLGAMIVIDVEIFHNIALGGTIVVLLAVLSGLTLLPATMMLLGDRLNKWRLLRVKPGGANRWRGFAGFVMKHPVAIVIAAMLLLGVGMLPLKDIQLTIPQVDSLPTKYDARAAYDQLDKTFGLGDSSTLYLLAERKEGWQDDEARQLIYDIQEKLLKDPLVNDVSTIYTVAQLQTPEELTAALATPQAAAHLQPIIDTFSQDMQLFIPITIDAAGSSTTAQDFARTWMDKDLGVEFALGGPAKFNQEIFDEIANKIVLALAIIIVSTFFILMLAFRSILIPLKAIIMNIIGLSSAFGILVYIFQYGHFGIEAGSIVLIIPVIVFCLVFGLSMDYEVFLISRIQEEYLKGADNTRATVDGLTSTSRIITSAALIMIVITGAFAFTDVMPVKQIGVGIAIAVAIDATIIRLMLVPSLMKLFGDWNWWLPFAKKNK encoded by the coding sequence ATGAAAACTTTTTCAGCTTTTATCACAGCACATGCTAAAGCAATTGTAGTAATCTGGCTTATTATTTTTCTAGCAATGGCTTTTTTTGCTTTACAACTGCCATCTAAACTTCAAGGCGATGGTTTTTTTGTTGAAGCCGATCATACATATGTGACAAATAAGCTAGCAGAAACCTTTGATTTGCCTTCAGATACGATTTTGATTGTCTTTGATCCAGCAGAAGATCAAAAAATAGAGCACACCTTAAAGAAACTCGACAATATAGAAGAAATTCATTCCATCCAGTCACCTTTAGAAGATGCTTCATTGCGTAAAGATGGTATTGCCTATGCAATGGTTCATTTAAAAAATGATAGTGATAACCTTCCTGATATTGTGAAGGAGTTTCGTTCATCTATTGAAGAAGATGGTGTTCATATTACAGGAGGGCCTGTTATTTCTGCCGATATTAATACAGCTAGCCAAAAGGATTTAGCCTCAGCTGAAGCGATTGGGCTACCAATTGCCATTATCGTGCTATTACTAGCTTTCGGTACTGTTATTGCCTCTATTTTACCTATTGTTATTGGCATTGTTACAGTTGTTACTGCCTTTGGTATAATGACATTGCTTAGCGGCAGTATGAATCTATCCATTTTTGTCTTAAATATTGTCCCAATGCTTGGGCTTGCATTAAGCATTGATTTTGCGTTGCTGTTTATCAATCGTTACAGAGAGGAGCGCACGCATACCTCTGTTGTACAAGCCATTGAAATTGCTGTACAGACAGCAGGACGCTCCATTATTTTCTCTGCTGTCTGTGTCATGATTGGGCTTGGTGCGATGATTGTTATTGATGTAGAGATTTTCCATAATATTGCCCTAGGAGGCACAATTGTTGTTTTATTAGCTGTGCTTTCTGGCTTAACACTACTGCCTGCCACAATGATGCTGTTAGGCGACCGCCTGAATAAATGGCGTTTACTACGTGTAAAGCCAGGTGGTGCTAATCGTTGGCGTGGCTTTGCAGGCTTTGTGATGAAGCATCCTGTAGCAATTGTCATTGCAGCCATGCTATTACTTGGTGTTGGCATGCTTCCGTTAAAGGATATTCAACTAACGATCCCACAGGTTGATTCTTTGCCAACTAAATATGATGCACGTGCTGCCTATGATCAATTAGATAAAACATTCGGACTTGGTGACTCCTCTACGCTTTATTTATTAGCTGAGCGTAAAGAAGGCTGGCAGGATGATGAAGCAAGGCAGCTTATTTATGATATCCAAGAAAAACTCTTAAAGGACCCACTTGTCAATGATGTGTCCACCATCTATACGGTCGCCCAGCTTCAAACGCCTGAGGAACTAACTGCAGCATTAGCGACTCCGCAGGCTGCGGCACACTTACAACCGATTATAGATACATTTTCACAGGACATGCAGCTATTTATACCAATTACCATTGATGCAGCAGGCTCCTCCACTACCGCTCAAGATTTTGCTCGCACATGGATGGATAAGGATTTAGGTGTGGAGTTTGCGCTTGGCGGACCAGCTAAATTTAATCAGGAGATATTTGATGAAATTGCCAATAAAATCGTGCTAGCATTAGCCATTATTATCGTATCAACATTCTTTATTTTAATGCTGGCATTCCGTTCTATTTTAATTCCGCTTAAGGCAATCATTATGAACATAATTGGGTTATCCTCTGCCTTCGGAATACTTGTTTATATTTTCCAATATGGACATTTTGGTATTGAGGCAGGTTCAATTGTCTTAATTATTCCGGTAATTGTTTTCTGTCTTGTATTTGGTTTAAGTATGGATTACGAGGTCTTTTTAATTTCTCGTATTCAGGAGGAATATTTAAAGGGTGCTGATAATACACGTGCTACTGTAGATGGATTAACTTCCACAAGCCGTATTATTACATCCGCAGCACTAATTATGATTGTTATTACAGGGGCATTTGCTTTTACAGATGTAATGCCTGTAAAGCAAATTGGCGTTGGTATAGCTATTGCTGTTGCAATTGATGCAACAATTATTCGTCTTATGCTTGTCCCTAGCCTCATGAAGCTCTTTGGCGATTGGAACTGGTGGCTACCTTTTGCAAAGAAAAATAAATGA
- a CDS encoding M3 family oligoendopeptidase: MKTFKDYEYSRPNVEEMKEQQLALIEEFKQAQTMDEQNNIIASLNAISNDFATMANLCYIRASIDTNDEFYQVERDYFDEVGPQLEEVTTEYYKALITSPFREQLEEKWGQQLFDLATYQIKGFSPEVIDLMQKENKLVSEYNKLVASAQIEFNGETLTLAQLGPFAESTDRATRKAATEARFGFFAEHEEEFDRLYDELVKVRHEIAVKLGYNNYVELGYIRMNRIDYNAEMVKKFRDQVRDLIVPVATKLYQRQAKRIGIEDFKFYDEAFNFLSGNATPKGNAEWIVANGKKMYEELSPETGEFFNFMIDHELMDLVAKKGKESGGYCTFIENYHSPFIFSNFNGTSGDIDVLTHEAGHAFQIYSSRNIGIPEYLWPTYESCEIHSMSMEFFTWPWMELFFKEDTEKYKFTHLSSSLLFLPYGVAVDEFQHVIYENPTMTPAERKAAWKKIEETYLPHRDYDHNSYLEAGGIWQRQAHIYASPFYYIDYTLAQICAFQFWKRSREEFDAAWKDYIHLCRLGGSMSFTKLVKEAGLISPFEDGCVESVIGEIEAYLNSVDDLSL; this comes from the coding sequence ATGAAAACATTTAAAGACTATGAATACAGCCGTCCAAATGTTGAAGAAATGAAGGAACAGCAATTAGCATTAATTGAAGAATTTAAACAGGCACAAACGATGGACGAGCAGAATAATATTATTGCAAGCTTAAATGCGATTAGCAATGATTTTGCAACAATGGCTAATTTATGCTATATTCGCGCTTCCATTGATACAAATGATGAATTTTATCAAGTGGAACGTGATTACTTTGATGAGGTTGGTCCACAGCTTGAAGAGGTAACAACAGAATATTATAAAGCACTAATTACCTCACCATTCCGTGAGCAGCTCGAAGAAAAATGGGGACAGCAGCTATTCGATTTAGCAACCTATCAAATTAAAGGCTTCTCCCCAGAAGTTATTGATTTAATGCAAAAGGAGAACAAGCTTGTTTCTGAATATAATAAGCTTGTTGCTTCCGCACAAATCGAATTTAATGGTGAAACGTTAACATTGGCACAGCTTGGTCCCTTTGCAGAGTCCACTGATCGAGCAACACGTAAAGCAGCAACAGAGGCACGTTTTGGCTTCTTTGCTGAGCATGAGGAAGAATTTGACCGTTTATATGATGAGCTTGTCAAGGTACGCCATGAAATTGCTGTAAAACTAGGCTATAACAATTATGTGGAATTAGGCTATATTCGTATGAATCGCATTGATTATAATGCGGAGATGGTGAAAAAATTCCGTGATCAAGTGCGCGATTTAATTGTTCCTGTAGCGACTAAGCTATATCAGCGTCAGGCAAAGCGTATTGGTATTGAAGATTTTAAGTTTTATGATGAGGCATTTAACTTTTTATCAGGTAATGCGACGCCAAAAGGTAATGCAGAGTGGATTGTAGCAAACGGTAAAAAAATGTATGAGGAGCTATCACCTGAAACAGGGGAGTTCTTTAACTTTATGATAGACCATGAATTAATGGATTTAGTGGCGAAGAAAGGTAAAGAAAGTGGTGGTTATTGTACATTTATTGAAAACTATCATTCTCCGTTTATTTTCTCGAATTTTAATGGTACGTCAGGCGATATTGATGTATTAACACATGAGGCTGGACATGCATTCCAAATCTATTCAAGCCGCAATATCGGCATTCCTGAATATTTATGGCCGACTTATGAATCTTGTGAAATTCATTCAATGAGTATGGAATTTTTCACATGGCCATGGATGGAACTATTCTTTAAAGAGGATACAGAAAAATATAAATTTACCCATTTAAGCAGTAGCTTATTGTTTTTACCATATGGTGTTGCCGTTGATGAATTCCAGCATGTTATTTATGAAAATCCAACAATGACACCGGCTGAACGTAAGGCAGCATGGAAAAAGATTGAGGAAACATATTTACCACATCGCGACTACGATCATAATAGCTATTTAGAGGCTGGGGGCATTTGGCAACGTCAAGCTCATATTTATGCAAGCCCGTTCTATTATATTGATTACACATTAGCACAAATTTGTGCCTTCCAGTTTTGGAAACGTTCACGTGAAGAATTTGATGCTGCTTGGAAAGATTATATTCATCTATGCCGTTTAGGTGGCTCTATGTCGTTTACAAAGCTTGTGAAAGAGGCAGGTTTAATTTCGCCATTTGAGGATGGCTGTGTTGAATCGGTTATTGGTGAAATTGAGGCATACTTAAATTCAGTAGACGATTTATCATTATAA
- a CDS encoding ABC transporter ATP-binding protein — MIQVENLQHTFLIGKKGKEKQVPVLKGVNFEVQKGEIVAIVGKSGSGKSTLLQTLAGFMKAEQGSIKVNGKETAYLNETESAAFRLRQFGFIFQNFQLMPGLTAFENIELPLKLQGLRKAIRKEKVKKLMDKVGLTEVADHYPNELSGGQQQRVSIARALITNPPILLADEPTGSLDSETEQDILLLIQSLNRELGLTFIIITHDEEVATIAHSRFRMYDGELVKEEA, encoded by the coding sequence ATGATTCAAGTTGAAAACTTACAACATACATTTTTAATTGGTAAAAAAGGCAAGGAAAAACAAGTTCCTGTATTAAAGGGTGTAAACTTTGAGGTTCAAAAAGGAGAAATTGTAGCCATTGTAGGGAAAAGCGGCTCTGGGAAATCTACGTTATTACAAACTTTAGCTGGCTTTATGAAGGCTGAGCAAGGGTCAATTAAAGTAAATGGGAAAGAAACGGCCTATCTTAATGAAACAGAAAGTGCTGCGTTTCGCTTACGCCAATTTGGCTTTATTTTTCAAAACTTTCAATTGATGCCGGGCTTAACGGCTTTTGAAAATATCGAGCTTCCATTAAAATTACAAGGCTTACGCAAAGCTATACGGAAAGAAAAGGTTAAGAAATTAATGGACAAGGTTGGCTTAACAGAGGTTGCAGACCATTATCCAAATGAGCTATCAGGAGGTCAGCAGCAACGAGTAAGTATTGCGCGTGCCCTTATTACAAATCCGCCAATACTGCTGGCAGATGAGCCAACAGGAAGTCTGGATTCTGAAACAGAGCAAGATATTTTGCTGCTTATTCAAAGCTTAAATCGAGAATTAGGGCTAACTTTCATTATTATTACCCATGATGAAGAGGTTGCGACAATTGCACATAGCCGCTTCCGTATGTATGATGGGGAACTTGTAAAGGAGGAGGCTTAA
- a CDS encoding alpha/beta hydrolase, protein MQHIFKKGTDETKPTLLLLHGTGGNEESLVGLAQEIDHTANMLSVRGNVLEHGMPRFFRRLAEGVFDIEDLIFRTKELNEFLDEAAQQYGFDRHRIVAIGYSNGANIAASLLFHYADALAGAILHHPMVPRRGIDLPKLPTTPVFIGAGTNDPMCTAQESEDLEVLLTSAGAVVTTRWFNFGHQLTMPEVQAAKEWYNSIYA, encoded by the coding sequence GTGCAACATATTTTTAAAAAAGGTACAGATGAAACAAAACCAACTTTATTGTTGTTACATGGCACAGGTGGTAATGAAGAAAGTTTAGTAGGCCTTGCACAGGAAATAGATCATACAGCGAATATGTTAAGCGTTCGAGGAAATGTACTTGAACATGGTATGCCAAGATTTTTCCGTCGATTAGCAGAAGGTGTTTTTGATATTGAGGATTTAATCTTCCGTACAAAAGAACTGAATGAGTTTTTAGATGAGGCAGCGCAGCAATATGGCTTTGACCGTCATCGAATTGTGGCAATAGGCTACTCAAATGGTGCAAATATTGCAGCAAGCCTATTATTCCATTATGCAGATGCACTAGCGGGGGCAATTTTACATCATCCAATGGTGCCAAGACGTGGTATTGACTTGCCTAAGCTCCCTACTACGCCTGTTTTTATTGGTGCAGGTACAAACGATCCAATGTGTACAGCACAAGAGTCGGAGGATTTAGAAGTATTATTAACGTCAGCGGGTGCAGTTGTGACAACGAGGTGGTTCAATTTCGGTCATCAGCTAACAATGCCTGAAGTACAAGCTGCAAAAGAATGGTATAACAGCATTTATGCATAA